AGCCAGTGCCTGGCGTCGGTGGCCCGCTGCGGGCGGTTAGCCCGGATTCTGCTGCACCTGCTGCGCCTTTGGGGGCGGGAGAAGGTTATGAGGCGTTGGTATTAGGCTTGGTGGTGGAGGTGAGGAAGGTCCTTCGGCTGCGCCTCAGGATGACAGACGTTGTTAAACCAGACGCTACTAAAAAGACGTTACTGATACGTTAGATACTGCCGCTACTTCCTACTTCTGCTCGGTCAGGACGGTGAAATAGAGGCTGGGGAGCAGGTTGTGGATGGTCCAGGCGGCGTGGCCGTTTTCGCGCTCCACCATGCCGGGCTGCTTCTGGCGCACGACGGGGATGGAAAAGTACTTGTCTTCGGGATTTTTCTTCTCGCTTTGCAGCCATTGCAGGGTGGCCGCTACGGGCTGGGCGTCGAGCACGATATTATATGGGCGCAGATCCAGCTTAAGCCAGCCCTTGCGGGTGGGCGGGCAGATGAGTTGCGCGTCCTGGGTGCTCAGGAGCTGGTCGGGGCGGTTGTCTTTGACGGTGTAGAGGTTGAGGCGGAAGCGCAGCAGCTCGTACTTGTTATCGGTGAAGTAGACGTGGAGCTCTTCCAAGGTAGAGCGGCGCTCGGGCGTCAGCAGAGCCCCGATTTCCCAGCCCCACTCGTCGTCGACGGTGGTTTTGCCCGAACTACCGCCCAGCCAGCGCACATCGGCCTTGTCGGTGGTGCGGCCCAGCTTGCCGGGCTTCACCTTGCGGCTTTGGATGGTAACTCCTTTGAGCACCTGTGGCTGAGGTGTGAGCTGAAACACCCGTTGGCCGGCCACAAGCTGAGCCGGTGGCACCAGGCGCGGCTCGAAACCCACGCAGGAGACGATGAGCGTGTCGCGCAGGTCGGGCGAGGGGAGGCGGAGCAGGTAGCGGCCCTGCTCGTCGGCGGCCGTGCCAATGGACTTGCCCCGGATGCCGAGAATGGCGAAGGGCACGGGTTCGTGGGTTGAGGCATTGAGCACCTGGCCGGTGACAATGACGGCTTGGGCCCAGGCGGAAGCGGAAAACAAAAGCAGCAATAGGCTAGCCAGCAGGCGAGGCAGCATTCGGTGGGAGAATTAGAGCGGAGAAGTACTGCCGGCCCCAGGCGTGCTGAACGCGGCCCGGCCGGACTATAAATCTACGGCTTTCCCAGCGGGTTGTATTGCTGGCCGGATGGAAAACATTGGCCCGGCCAAGTCCAGCTACAGCTGGCTTACTCCGGGCTGGCCCAGGCAGTGAAGTAGAGGCTGGTGTTAGTCTTGATTCGCTCCCAGTTTTCCTGACTTTTGTCTCGCAGGATGGTGGTGTGAAACGGACTCAGGTCGGTGGAAATGCCGAAGTAGCGGTGGTTGCCGTCGACGGTCTGGCTGCTGAGCCACTGCACCGAGGCAGCCACCTGCTGCTGGCCGGCCAGCTCAATGGCGTAGGGGCGAAGGTCGACCTCGTGCCAGCCGCGCTTTAGGTTTTTAACCTCGAAAATAACGTCCTGTTGCAGCAAAGAGCCCTGCGGAATGCCGTTCTGTACCGCGTAGAGGTTCAGGCGCAGCGTGACGGAGGAAAACTGGTTGCTGGCCACGTACAGATGAAAGCTTTCCAGCTGGCTGCGGTGCTTCACGGGCATAAGCACGCCCACTTCGCGCCCGAGTCGGTCGTGGGGCACCGTGTCGCGGGTGGTGTAGAAGTTCAGGGCCGTAAACCGGCTCCAGCCGTTGTGGCCCAGAATGGTTTGCTTGCCTTGTTTGCTGCGCACCACCACTTCCCGCAGGGCGGTGGCGGCCGGTGCCAGGGCCAGGCGGGGGCGCTGGCGCAGCTGGCTAAGGGGTAGGGTCTGGGGCTGGTAACCCACGCACGACACCACGACTGTATCGGTAGGCAGGGCCCGGTCGAGGGTAGAAAGGCGGAACTGACCCTGCTCGTCGGCCACAGTGCCCACGGCCTTGCCCTTCACGCCCACCGAGGCGTAGGGAACGGGGCTGCCGCTGCGGCTGGCGACCTGGCCCAGGGACTCAGTTTGGGCCAAGCCGCTGAGAGAAGAAAGCAAAGGCCCCAGGCTCAGGAGCAAGCGAAAACGAGCAGCAGGCATACAACCAGGTAAGAGAGTTTTGGAAGTAGATGCTGCCCGCCGGGCAAATGGTTGCTTAGGGGAAAAGCCGGCAGCCCCGGCTCTTGGTAGGCCGGGGCTGCGTAGAATCGTTTTTAGAAGCAGGCGGGGCTACTGGGCGGCCTTTTTCTCCAGGGCCTGGAGCAGCTCGTCGGCGGCCTTTTCGATGTCGGAATAGCCTTGCTGGGCGGCCCGCTCCTTGGCGGCAATAAGGCCGTCGCGGTGCACGGTTTTGAAGTCGCCGAAGGGAAACTTGTAGCGGCCCTTGCTGTCTTCACCGTGGCTGGCGTCCTGGCCCAGGTGCCACTTGGCGTACTCATCCATTTCGTGCTTGTCCAGGAACTTGTTTTCGGCGCTGGAGTCGGGGTTATGCTCGCCCCAGTGGCCTTCGTCGTTCTTGATTTTACCGTCCTGAATCAGCTGCTTGGCGTAGGTTACGGCCGCGGAATTAAGTTTGACGCTCATGATGGAGTGTGGTGTAGTGGTAGGAGAGAGAGGCTCCCGGGTGGCACCCCGGGCATACGCAGACAGTACGTTCAGGCAGGCCCTTGGTTGACGGAGAGCTTGCCCCGAAACCCAAACAGCCGAACCTCCGGGCGGAAGTTCGGCTGTTGCGAAAAGGGAGCCTTTGGCGAAATCTAGCGCAGGGCTGCTACGCCGGCCTCGGCCACGGCGTGGTCGTCTTCCACGGTGCTACCCGACACGCCGATGGCCCCGATTACCTGGCCGTTGCCGTCGGTAATCGGGATACCGCCGGGAAAGGTAATCAGGCCGCCGTTGGAGTGTTCAATGTTGAAGAGCGGGCCGCCGGGCTGGGAAATCTTGCCCAGTTCACCGGTGGGCATATCGAAGAAGCGGGCCGTCTTGGCCTTCCTGATGGAGATGTCCAGGGAGCCGAGCCAGGCACCGTCCATGCGGGCAAAGGCCGTGAGGTTGGCCCCGGCATCCACCACGGCAATGTTCATTTTGACGCCCATTTCCAGGGCTTTTTGCTGGGCGGCGCGCACGGCGCTTTGGGCTTGTTCGAGAAGAATGCTCATCGGGGGTAGGTTGGGGTGAGCCTTACCAACAGCTAATGCTGCGGAAGGTTAGTCCGCCCCGGCTAGAAATGAATGCCCTGGTGCAAAACGGCCCACCAGCCCGCTGCCACTACCAGTAGCAGCAACATCAGCCCCGAAGCCAGGCGGGTTTTCTGCGGGGCCTCCACGGTAAACTCAAACAACTCGTTTAGGCAGCCCACGCTCAAGGGGAGCAGCAGCAGGCCCATGGTCAGAAAATGCAGCCGCTCATTCATGCTCAGGTCAGGGAGCTTAAGCAGGGTTAGCAGTATGCTGCCCGCCACCCAGGGCACCAAGATGGTGGCCATAATCAGGGTGCGGCGGTTGTTATACTGCATTAGGGTAATAGAGTCGTGAGTTTGCAGAAAGCCAACTGCCGCGAAGTAGCCGATAATCATCTGTGCAATCCCGAAGACTACAGCTACAATAAGGTTGGGAATATTGCCGGCCAGAAACAGCCAGCTCGGCACATACCAAAAGCCCGACTCGGTAACTGTGTCGCCCACCATGGCGCCCAGTACGTGGTTGCAGGCATGAAAGGCTACCCAGACCAGAAAGAGCTTAAACAAGCCCCGCTGGCCCCGTTCCCGCTTCCAGAACCACCCGGCTGCTACTATTCCCACCACTGCGCATACTGCCGGCCCTACGCCATAAACAGCAATAACGGCCGAGCGCCACCATTCCGGGTCGGTGATACTGAACTTGACGCTGCTTACCTGCCACACGCCCGGAATACTCAGACGCACGGCCATACGCACAGTGGCTAGCTGGTAAAGCCCGTTCACCAATAAGTAAGCCAGCAAGTAAATAGCAGTGCTATTCAGGGCCGTAATGGTGGTTTTGGTAGTAGAGCTGTAGGGAGCAGCCGGAGCCGGAGCAGACATGGTGGAGAAATTAAAAAGCCTAGCGCGGACTAAAAGTAGTGAGTCTGGGGTTGAGTTCCAGCAGGCTCCGGCGGCTCCCGAATAGCATTTGCGGGCGGTTTTGCCTACCTTTGTCTTTGAAAATACGCCACTAGTGAAGAACATTCGCAATTTCTGCATCATTGCCCACATCGACCACGGCAAAAGCACGTTGGCCGACCGGCTCCTGGAATTCACCAGCACCGTGTCGAAGCGCGACATGCAGGCTCAGCTGCTCGATAATATGGATCTGGAGCGGGAGCGGGGCATCACCATCAAGAGCCACGCCATCCAGATGCAGTACCCCTACAAAGGGGAGATGTACACGCTCAACCTGATTGATACCCCCGGCCACGTCGACTTCAGCTACGAGGTGTCGCGCTCCATTGCCGCCTGCGAAGGCGCTTTGCTGATCGTCGACTCCTCCCAGGGTATTGAGGCCCAGACGATTTCCAACCTCTACCTGGCCATCGGCTCCGACCTGACCATTATTCCGGTTCTGAATAAAATCGATTTGCCCCACGCTATGCCGGAAGAAGTTTCCGACGAAATCGTGGACCTGATCGGCTGCGACCGGGACGAAATCATTCCGGCTTCGGGCAAGTCCGGCATCGGCATCGAGGATATTCTCAACGCCATCTGCGACCGTATTCCGGCCCCCAAAGGCGACCCGGAAGCTCCGTTGCAGGCTCTGATCTTTGACTCGGTGTTCAATTCCTACCGCGGCATTGAAGTACTGTTCCGCATTAAGAACGGCACCATGCGCAAGGGCGACAAGCTCCGCTTCATGGCGACCGGCAAGGAGTACGGTGCCGACGAAATCGGTATTTTGGGTTTGAACCAGGAGCCCCGCCAGGAAATTGCGGCCGGCAACGTAGGCTACCTGATTTCGGGCATCAAAGAAGCCCGGGAAGTAAAAGTAGGGGACACAATTACCCACGTAGCCCGTCCCACTCAGGAGGCCATTGTCGGTTTCGAGGACGTGAAGCCCATGGTATTCGCCGGTATCTACCCCGTCGATACCACCGAGTACGAGGAGCTGCGCTCCTCGATGGAAAAGCTGCAGCTCAACGACGCCTCCCTGGTGTGGGAGCCCGAAACCTCGGCGGCCCTGGGCTTCGGCTTCCGCTGCGGCTTTTTGGGCATGCTGCACATGGAAATCGTGCAGGAGCGCCTGGAGCGCGAGTTCAACATGACGGTCATTACCACCGTGCCCAGCGTGCAGTTTCACGCCACCGGCACTAAAGACCAGTTGCTGACCATCAACGCGCCCTCCGAAATGCCGGAGCCAAACCTGATTAAGCACATCGAGGAGCCCTACATCAAAGCCCAGATCATCACGGCTTCGGATTACGTAGGCGCCATCATCACCTTGTGCATGGAGAAGCGCGGCATCATCAAGGGCCAGAGCTACCTGACCTCCGACCGGGTGGAAATGAACTTCGAGCTGCCCCTGTCCGAAATCGTGTTCGACTTCTTCGACAAGCTCAAGACCATCAGCCGCGGTTACGCCTCGCTCGACTATGAGCTCATCGGCTTCCGCGAGTCAGACATGGTCAAGCTCGACATCATGCTAAACGGTGAGAAGGTCGATGCTTTGTCGGCCATCGTGCACCGTTCCAAGTCGTATGAGTGGGGCAAGCGCATCTGCGAAAAGCTGCGTGAGCTGCTGCCCCGTCAGATGTTCGATATTGCCATTCAGGCCTCCATCGGGCAGAAAATCATTGCCCGTGAAACGGTGAAGGCCCTGCGCAAAAACGTAATTGCCAAGTGCTACGGCGGCGACATCAGCCGTAAGCGCAAGCTGCTCGAAAAGCAGAAAGAAGGCAAGAAGCGGATGCGCTCGGTGGGCTCCGTGGAAATACCCCAAGAAGCCTTTTTGGCCGTCCTTAAACTCGACTGATTTCAGAAACGCGTCCTTCGGGGCGCGTTTTTTTTTACCCACATTCCCTCTTTTTTCACCTCATACAATTCTTGCAAAGGCGTCGTATGACTTTCCCTTATCCCATGTCTACTTCCCTCACCAAGAACTGCACGAGCCAGGCTCAGCTGGAAAAAATTGTCAAAGGCCAGGAGCGTAAGTTCCGGTGGCGCGACGACTGGCCCCAGATGGAGCAGGCCATTCTGACCGAAGGCGCTGCCGCCATTGCCCGCCACCAGCAAGCCCACCCCACAACTCCCAACCCCGACCAAGGATTAGTATAACTTAACCTGATAAAGCATGACCACTGCTCCTGAAGCACCCGCCACCTACCGCCTCATCGACGGCAAGCAGACCGCCGAAGACATCAAAGTGGAAATTGCCGCCGAAGTAGCCCAGCGCCGGGCCGACGGCCTGAAAGTGCCCCATCTGGCCGCCATCCTCGTAGGCCATGACGGCGGCTCCGAAACCTACGTACGCAACAAGGTGCTGGCCTGCGAGCGGGTTGGTTTCGAAAGCACCCTGCTACGCTACGAAGACGACATCACCGAAGCTGAGCTGCTGGCTAAGGTCGACGAGCTGAACCGGGACGAGCAGATTGACGGCTTCATCGTGCAGCTGCCCCTGCCCAAGCACATCGACCCCAATAAGGTCATCGAAGCCATTCGGCCGGAAAAGGACGTGGACGGTTTTCACCCGATGAACATTGGCCGAATGGTGGCTGGTTTGCCGGCCTTACTGCCCGCTACGCCTTCGGGCATCGTGGAGCTGTTGCGCCGCTACGAGTTGGTAACCGACGGTAAGCACTGTGTGGTAATTGGGCGTAGTAACATCGTGGGTACGCCAGTTAGTATTCTGCTAGCCAAGAACTTGGAGCCAGGTAACTGTACAGTTACTTTATGCCACTCCCGTACCCAGAACCTGGCCGAAATTACCCGCACTGCCGACATCGTGGTGGCTGCTCTGGGGCGCCCGGGCTTCGTCACAGCCGATATGGTGCAACCTGGTGCCGTGGTAATTGACGTAGGTACCACCCGCGTGGAAGATGCCACCAAAAAGGCTGGCTGGGCCCTGAAAGGCGACGTGAATTTTGAGGAGGTGGCTCCCAAAGCCAGTTACATTACGCCCGTACCCGGCGGGGTAGGGCCCATGACCATTGCCATGCTGCTGCTCAACACGCTGCGGGCAGCGAAAGGGGAGATATACCCGCGCTAAACGGCGGAAATAGGCCTTCAACCTTTCGAAATACAGGCGGTTATCGTACTTTTGAGGTCCGGTTGCGGTTCAGGAGCATAGTGCAGACGCACTTTGCTTCGTTGGGCCGCGGCCGGACTTACCCGTTTTTCTCTCGTTTTGCTGCACGTACTTCCACTTACGTCGGCACCCCTGGCCGCAGAGCCGGCGGTGGCCGCGCTGCCCCTGATGGAGCAGTTTTACACGATTCAGGGCGAAGGCTATAACACCGGCCGCGCCGCGTACTTCCTGCGTCTGGGCGGCTGCGACGTGGGTTGCGTGTGGTGCGACGTAAAAGAGTCGTGGGACGCTGATGCTCACCCGCGCGTGGCCATCCCCGACATGGTAGCCGCCGCTACGGCTCATGCCGGCCGCAACGTAGTCATTACCGGCGGCGAGCCCCTCATGCACGACCTGACCCAGCTCACGGCTGCTTTGCACGCGGCGGGTTGCCAGAACTGGATTGAAACCTCGGGCGCTTATCCGCTCACCGGGCAGTGGGACTGGATTTGCGTGTCGCCCAAGAAATTCAAGGCCCCGCTGCCTTCGGTATTGCAGCAGGCCCACGAGCTCAAGATTATCGTTTTTAACAAAAGCGACTTTCAGTGGGCCGAGCAGCACGCGGCCTTGGTGGGGGAGCACACCCGCCTGTACTTACAGCCCGAATGGAGCAAAGCCTCGCAAATGATGCCGTTGATAGTGGATTATGTAAAAGAAAATCCGCGCTGGCAGGTGTCGTTGCAGACGCATAAATACCTTGATATTCCGTAGCTTCCTGCCCTATGCGCCGTTTGCTACCAATTCCCCTTTTGCTGCTATTTGGTCTGAGTTTCTTCCTGCCTTCAGCGGCAGTGGGGCAGAACAAACTGTCGAGCTCCAACACCAAAGCCAAAAACCTGTACGATAAAGCGCAGGCCCAGGCTAAGGAACGGCAGTTTGACAAGGCCATTGAAACGCTGACCACCCTCAATCAGAAATTTCCCTCGCTCGGAGAGCCTTACATTATGAAAGGTTCCCTGCTCAAGGCTATGGGGGAAAACCGCGGCGCCTACGAAGCCTACCGCGACGGCCTGAGCAAAGTAGCCCTCGACCCGGCCCGCTCCCTGGATTACTATACCCTGGCCGACCTGGCCATGAGCTTCGGCGACTATGCCACGGCCGGCGACAATTACAAGCGTTTCGTCAAAACGGCGCCGAAGGGGCAGCGCTTCGTCTTTCGGGCCCAGCGCCAACTGCTCAACTGTGAGTTTGCCGTGAAAGCCATGGCCAACCCCGTTGGTATTGAGCCTACGCGCCTGCCGGAGCCCATGAACACGTTCCGTTACCAGTATTTTCCTGCTCTAACAGCCGATAACCGTTTTTTGCTGTACACGGCCCGGGCCACGGTGCAAAGCAACGAGGACCTGTTTATTGCCAAGCAGAACAAGGACGGCTCCCTGGGCAACCCCGTCCCGATTTCGGCTGCCATCAATACCAGCTACAACGAAGGCGCTGGTACGATTTCCGGCGACGGCAAAACCCTGGTTTTCGCCTCCTGCGACCGGCCTAATGCGGTGGGCAACTGCGACCTCTACATCTCCCGCCGCACCGGCAACACCTGGAGCAAGCCTCAGAACCTGGGCCGCAACGTGAATTCGGTAGAGTGGGACTCCCAGCCCACCTTGTCGGCCGATGGGCGCACACTGTACTTCACTTCTACTAGGCGCGGTGGTAAGGGGCAGGAAGACCTCTACGTGACCACCCTGCAAGAAAACGGCAGTTGGAGTGCCGCTAAAAATCTGGGGGAGCCGGTCAACACACCGGGCAAGGACATGGCTCCGTTTATCCACGCCAGCGGTACTACGCTCTACTACGTCACCGACGGCCTGGTAGGCATGGGCGGCCTGGATGTGTACCGCTGCGAGTTGCAAACCGGCAACAAGTGGAGCGACCCGCTAAACCTAGGCTACCCACTAAACACCTTCGAGAACGAGGCTTCCCTGTTTATCAGCTCCGACAACCGCCGGGGCTTCTGCAGCCGCTCCCGCGCCCCGGAAGTAGGCATGAAAGCCGAGCGTGACCGGCCGGTCGAATTGTTTGCCTTCGAAGTGCCCCAGCCCGTCAAGGCCCGTGAAACCAGCACCTACACCCAGGGCCGGGTATTCGACGCTACTACCAAAAAGCCCATTCAGGCCGACGTGCAGCTCTATGACCTGCAAACCGATGAGTTGACCCAGTATGTAACCTCCGACTCAGAAAACGGCGACTATACTGTGGTCCTCAACGAAGGCCGGCAATATGCCATGTACGCCGTGGCCGACAAGTACCTAATGAAGAGCCTGAGTTTCGACTACTCCGACAAGCGCACCTTCGACCCGCTGACCCTGGATATCTACCTGGAACCCGTGCGGGCCGGGCGCAGCATCGTGCTCAATAACCTGTTTTTTGACACGAATGAGTATGAGCTTAAGCCTACTTCCCGCACCGAACTCAACCGCCTGATTCAGTTCATGCGCCAGTACCAGGATGTGCAGGTAGAAGTATCGGGCCACACCGACGACGTGGGGGCCGACGCGGACAATATTACTTTGTCGCAGAATCGGGCCCGGTCGGTGTACACCTACTTGGTAGAGCACGGGGTAAAGGCCACTCGCCTGCGCTATAAGGGGTATGGCGAGACTAAGCCCCTGGTAGCCAACGACTCGGATGCGCATCGGCAGCAGAACCGCCGTATCGAACTGAAGATCCTTTAGAGCTCTTCCGCTAAAGAACAAAAACCTGGCCCGCAACGGCCAGGTTTTTTTATTGGAGTATGTCTTTGTGGTATGAATATTATAATGCTGACAATCAAATATATAATAAACATCTATGAAAGTATTTGAATAAAATAATTATAAAAATTCTTTGTATTATTAAATATTTGAAGTTATGTTTGGTCGTTCTTCAGAAAACCAGCCTCCAAGCCCAGTTAGCTGATTTAGTTTCTGCCAGTGGTTTTTGAAGGACTGCAAGCTTTAACTACCATGTTCACTTTACCCCTTTCACTGTTATGAAAAAAGTCTATTTGTTGGCTTTGCTGGCCTTAGGCACGCAAACCGCCGCTCTGGCTACCATTGACCCCGATGGTCCTTCTGGCCTTCAGGCCCGGGCAACGACTCTGACGCGCACGATTGCTCAGCAAGCCAAGCTCGACGAAGGTCAGTATCTGAAAGTGAAGCAGCTGAATCTGCGCATGCTCACGGAAGTGGATGACCTCAAAACCCGTTTCGCCGCCGACCCCGCCATTATGGATCAGCAGCTGGCCAGCGCCCAGGCCCGCTATGAGGCCGAACTAGCCTCCGTGCTACGGCCTGCCCAGTACGCCGTCTACCAGCAGGCCCGCACCAGCATGACAGCTCTGGGAGCTGCCAAATAGCCCGAAAAACAAGAAAGAGCCTGCCGCAACAGGCTCTTTCTTGTTTTTCGGGTGCTTGCTGCTCTAGAACCAGTAAGACGAGAGGACTATACTAAGGAGTAAATTATACGCTAGAAAATATCCATATTTTATTGTTTTTATTTAATACAAGTAGTATATTCACTATATGATTAAACGCCCTGAGTGCTTTGGTTACTAAGCCCTTACAGGTATAGTCAGTTTGCAGCTCCACCACCAACTCAACCATTTCCCACCGCTATGAAAAAGCTGTACGTAGTTGCCATCCTATTGGCAAGTTTCGCCGTTCCATTCACCACGCAGGCCGGCAGTGGCGACGAGGCTCTGAAGGGCCGGGCCGCCTCCCTGACCCGGCGCATGTCCGAAACAACTAAGCTCGATGAAGGGCAATACCTGAAGGTGAAGCAGCTGAATCTGCGCATGCTCAGCGAGGTTGCCGAGTTAAAGGCCCGCTACGGTGGCACCGCCGCCCTGGATGAGCAACTGGCCCAAGTGCAGATGCGCTATGAGTGGGATTTAGCTGCCATCCTGTGGCCCCGGCAGATGGCTGCCTATACGCAGTCGAAACTGAATGTTATGGCCTTCAATGGCCGCTAGCTGGTAAGTAGCCCGCGCTGTTCTCAGCATTGGTTTCAAGGAACTGATACAAAAAAAGACCCGCTGCAAGCGGGTCTTTTTCATTAGGGGCAGTACGAAATTACGAGCGCTGCTCGATGCTTACGTAGTCGCGCTCCAACTCACCGGTGTATACCTGACGGGGACGGCCGATGGGCTCTTTGTTTTCGCGCATTTCCTTCCACTGGGCAATCCAGCCGGGCAGGCGGCCCAGGGCAAACATTACCGTGAACATCTCGGTCGGGATGCCGATGGCGCGGTAGATGATGCCGGAGTAGAAGTCAACGTTTGGATACAGCTTACGCTCAACGAAATACTCATCGGTGAGAGCAGCTTGCTCCAACTCCTGGGCAATCTTGAGCAGGGGGTCGTTGATGCCCAATGCGCCCAGTACGTCGTCGGCAGCTTTCTTGATAATCTTGGCGCGGGGGTCGAAGTTCTTGTAGACGCGGTGACCGAAGCCCATCAGGCGGAAGGGGTCATTCTTGTCCTTGGCCTTGGCAATGAACTTGCTTGTGTCGCCGCCGTCCTTCTGGATGGCCTGCAGCATCTCCAGTACTTCCTGGTTGGCACCACCGTGCAGGGGGCCCCACAGGGCGTTGATACCAGCCGATACCGAGCCATAGAGGCTAGCGTTGGCTGAGCCTACCAGACGCACGGTCGAGGTGGAGCAGTTCTGCTCGTGGTCGGCGTGCAGGATGAGTAGCTTGTTGAGGGCCGATACGATACGCGAGTCGATTTCATACTTCTCCGTGGGGAAGCTGAACATCATGTACAGGAAGTTCGAGCAGTAGTCGAGGTCGTTGCGCGGATAGTTCAGCGGGTGACCCATGTTGTTCTTGTAGGTCCAGGCGGCAATGGTCGAAATCTTGGCCATGAGACGAATCACGTTCAGGTCAATTTCTTCCTTGCTCAGATCCGGCGACACGCTTTCGGGGTAGAAGGCGGTCAGCGAGCAGATCAGGCTGCTCAGGATGGCCATGGGGTGAGCGGCCGAGGGGAAGCCGTCAAAAATCTTGCGCACGTCCTCGTGCACGAGCGTGTGCTTGGTGATCTGGTGGCTGAAGTTGTCGAGCTCGGCCTGGGTGGGCAGCGTGCCGTAGATCAGCAGGTAGGCAACTTCCAGAAAGCTGGACTGCTCGGCCAGTTGTTCAATCGGATAGCCGCGGTAGCGCAGAATGCCTTCCTCGCCGTCGAGGAACGTAATGGCGCTCTTGGTAGCTCCCGTGTTTTTGTAGCCCGAATCGATAGTGATGTAACCGGTCTGGTCACGCAGCTTGGCAATATCAATTGCCTTTTCGTGTTCGGTGCCCTCGGTGACGGGGAAGGAGTAGGACTTCCCGTCGAGGATCAGTTCAGCAGACTCTGCCATAGGACTGGGTTAGAGAGGTGGTTGCGGGGCGAAACTAAAGATTAAACCGGCGAGCCGGCAAGTGCGGGAGAGAAACACCATTACTACAGCTTGCCCCAGGGTGTTGTTTGGATACAAGACGGCTCAGTGTGGGCCGCCGCGCAAATTACGCCCAAGAAGGGTTAGATTCTACTATTCCGGAAAAGTTACTTGTAAACCACCCTCAAGGGCCTGTTTTTCGGACAAAAAGCCAGAGTACCTTAACCAAAATGCCCGAAAACGGTAGGATAATCACAAAAACAATCCCGATAACCGGGCTGCAACCTATACGGCATGAACTACAATCAGTTGGGTAAATCCTCAATTCAGGTCAGTCAAATCAGCTTCGGCTGCATGTCGCTGGGTCCAGACCATACGGCCAATGCCACCCTGCTACGCCGGGCCCTGGATGCGGGTATTACCTTTTTTGACACAGCTGACCTCTATGATAAGGGCGGGAATGAAGTAACCGTTGGCAAAGCCTTGCAGGGCCGGCGGCAGGAGGTAGTGCTGGCTACCAAAGTCGGTAGTCAGTGGCGCCCCGACGGCAGTGGCTGGGACTGGAACCCGCGCAAAACCTATATGCTGCAGGCCATAGAGCAAAGCCTGCGCCGCCTGCAAACCGACTATATCGACTTATACCAGTTGCACGGCGGCACCCTCGACGACCCGATAGACGAGACCATCGAGGCGTTTGAATTGCTGAAGGAGCAGGGTAAAATCCGGGCATACGGCATTTCCTCGATTCGACCCAGTGTCATCCGGGAGTACGTACGCAAGTCCAGCATTGCCAGCGTGATGATGCAGTACAGCCTGCTGGACCGGCGGCCTGAGGAAAGCTGTCTGGAATTGCTGCACCAGCACCAGATCAGTGTGCTGGCGCGGGGTAGCTACGCCCAGGGCCTACTGGTGGGTAAACCGGCCAAGCCCTACCTGACCTACGCGCCGCAACAGGTAGAGCAGGCCGCGGCGGCAATAAGGCAGGTTGCGGACAGCTTACAGCAAACGGCCGCCGAAGTAACGGTGGGCTTCGTATTGGCCCAGCCCGTTATTGCTTCCGCCGTGCTCGGCATTCGAACCGCTGAGCAGCTTGATGATGCCATCCGGTCCGGACAACAAGTACCCTTGAGCACCGCCCAGCTACAAACTCTACGGCGGGCGTTGTCGCCGAATCAGTACGACCAGCACCGCTAGGCACCAGGTTACTTACCGAT
Above is a genomic segment from Hymenobacter cellulosivorans containing:
- a CDS encoding carboxypeptidase-like regulatory domain-containing protein; translation: MLPRLLASLLLLLFSASAWAQAVIVTGQVLNASTHEPVPFAILGIRGKSIGTAADEQGRYLLRLPSPDLRDTLIVSCVGFEPRLVPPAQLVAGQRVFQLTPQPQVLKGVTIQSRKVKPGKLGRTTDKADVRWLGGSSGKTTVDDEWGWEIGALLTPERRSTLEELHVYFTDNKYELLRFRLNLYTVKDNRPDQLLSTQDAQLICPPTRKGWLKLDLRPYNIVLDAQPVAATLQWLQSEKKNPEDKYFSIPVVRQKQPGMVERENGHAAWTIHNLLPSLYFTVLTEQK
- a CDS encoding 7-carboxy-7-deazaguanine synthase QueE; the encoded protein is MEQFYTIQGEGYNTGRAAYFLRLGGCDVGCVWCDVKESWDADAHPRVAIPDMVAAATAHAGRNVVITGGEPLMHDLTQLTAALHAAGCQNWIETSGAYPLTGQWDWICVSPKKFKAPLPSVLQQAHELKIIVFNKSDFQWAEQHAALVGEHTRLYLQPEWSKASQMMPLIVDYVKENPRWQVSLQTHKYLDIP
- a CDS encoding bifunctional 5,10-methylenetetrahydrofolate dehydrogenase/5,10-methenyltetrahydrofolate cyclohydrolase, producing the protein MTTAPEAPATYRLIDGKQTAEDIKVEIAAEVAQRRADGLKVPHLAAILVGHDGGSETYVRNKVLACERVGFESTLLRYEDDITEAELLAKVDELNRDEQIDGFIVQLPLPKHIDPNKVIEAIRPEKDVDGFHPMNIGRMVAGLPALLPATPSGIVELLRRYELVTDGKHCVVIGRSNIVGTPVSILLAKNLEPGNCTVTLCHSRTQNLAEITRTADIVVAALGRPGFVTADMVQPGAVVIDVGTTRVEDATKKAGWALKGDVNFEEVAPKASYITPVPGGVGPMTIAMLLLNTLRAAKGEIYPR
- the lepA gene encoding translation elongation factor 4 → MKNIRNFCIIAHIDHGKSTLADRLLEFTSTVSKRDMQAQLLDNMDLERERGITIKSHAIQMQYPYKGEMYTLNLIDTPGHVDFSYEVSRSIAACEGALLIVDSSQGIEAQTISNLYLAIGSDLTIIPVLNKIDLPHAMPEEVSDEIVDLIGCDRDEIIPASGKSGIGIEDILNAICDRIPAPKGDPEAPLQALIFDSVFNSYRGIEVLFRIKNGTMRKGDKLRFMATGKEYGADEIGILGLNQEPRQEIAAGNVGYLISGIKEAREVKVGDTITHVARPTQEAIVGFEDVKPMVFAGIYPVDTTEYEELRSSMEKLQLNDASLVWEPETSAALGFGFRCGFLGMLHMEIVQERLEREFNMTVITTVPSVQFHATGTKDQLLTINAPSEMPEPNLIKHIEEPYIKAQIITASDYVGAIITLCMEKRGIIKGQSYLTSDRVEMNFELPLSEIVFDFFDKLKTISRGYASLDYELIGFRESDMVKLDIMLNGEKVDALSAIVHRSKSYEWGKRICEKLRELLPRQMFDIAIQASIGQKIIARETVKALRKNVIAKCYGGDISRKRKLLEKQKEGKKRMRSVGSVEIPQEAFLAVLKLD
- a CDS encoding carboxypeptidase-like regulatory domain-containing protein, whose protein sequence is MPAARFRLLLSLGPLLSSLSGLAQTESLGQVASRSGSPVPYASVGVKGKAVGTVADEQGQFRLSTLDRALPTDTVVVSCVGYQPQTLPLSQLRQRPRLALAPAATALREVVVRSKQGKQTILGHNGWSRFTALNFYTTRDTVPHDRLGREVGVLMPVKHRSQLESFHLYVASNQFSSVTLRLNLYAVQNGIPQGSLLQQDVIFEVKNLKRGWHEVDLRPYAIELAGQQQVAASVQWLSSQTVDGNHRYFGISTDLSPFHTTILRDKSQENWERIKTNTSLYFTAWASPE
- a CDS encoding GlcG/HbpS family heme-binding protein; protein product: MSILLEQAQSAVRAAQQKALEMGVKMNIAVVDAGANLTAFARMDGAWLGSLDISIRKAKTARFFDMPTGELGKISQPGGPLFNIEHSNGGLITFPGGIPITDGNGQVIGAIGVSGSTVEDDHAVAEAGVAALR